The following are from one region of the Luteimonas sp. MC1572 genome:
- the pilH gene encoding twitching motility response regulator PilH, protein MARILIVDDSPSQLMGIRRIVEKLGHEALTAEDGAAGFEAAKRELPDLVLMDVVMPNLNGFQATRSITREPTTRHIPVILVTTKDQETDKVWGMRQGARAYLTKPFSESELAEAITSVIAPEPAPPTAA, encoded by the coding sequence ATGGCGCGCATCCTGATCGTCGACGATTCGCCGTCGCAGCTGATGGGCATCCGTCGCATCGTCGAGAAGCTGGGGCATGAAGCGCTGACCGCCGAGGACGGCGCGGCCGGCTTCGAGGCCGCCAAGCGTGAACTGCCCGACCTCGTGCTGATGGACGTTGTGATGCCGAACCTCAACGGGTTCCAGGCCACGCGTTCGATCACCCGTGAGCCGACAACGCGCCACATCCCGGTGATCCTTGTGACCACCAAGGACCAGGAAACCGACAAGGTCTGGGGCATGCGCCAGGGCGCGCGCGCCTATCTCACCAAGCCGTTTTCCGAGTCCGAGCTGGCCGAGGCGATCACCAGCGTGATCGCGCCCGAGCCCGCGCCGCCCACCGCGGCCTAA
- a CDS encoding GNAT family N-acetyltransferase: protein MSGTSIFRVDIVGWDDAGAALSGVRSAVFVDELGIAAELENDGQDARCWHVQARDQHGCTIGAGRLDPDGRIGRMAVLPAWRDRGVGNAMLQALLRQARSAGRGDVFLHAQVDAAPFYQRNGFTAEGPRFTEAGITHQTMRLAFDHAQSISDREGAVAITSVLVASARRRLRILTRALDPGLYDDPRVLAALRSLATGTSGVEVQVLLFDAGAAQRAHSPLLALAQRLPSVFAFRELEDPVDRARADAFIVNDAGGYYHRGLGHRFDGEAQREGAGRARQLAEAFDPVWERSRPCGELRALGL, encoded by the coding sequence TTGAGCGGGACATCGATATTCCGCGTCGACATCGTCGGCTGGGATGACGCCGGCGCCGCGCTCTCGGGCGTCCGCAGCGCCGTATTCGTCGACGAACTGGGCATTGCCGCGGAGCTCGAGAACGATGGCCAGGACGCGCGCTGCTGGCATGTGCAGGCGCGCGACCAGCACGGCTGCACCATCGGTGCGGGGCGGCTGGACCCGGATGGCCGGATCGGGCGCATGGCCGTGCTCCCCGCGTGGCGCGACCGCGGCGTGGGCAACGCCATGCTGCAGGCGCTGCTCCGCCAGGCGCGCAGCGCCGGGCGCGGCGACGTGTTCCTGCACGCCCAGGTCGATGCGGCGCCGTTCTACCAGCGCAACGGCTTCACGGCCGAGGGCCCGCGCTTCACCGAGGCCGGCATCACGCATCAGACCATGCGCCTGGCGTTCGACCACGCGCAGTCGATCAGCGACCGCGAGGGAGCCGTGGCGATCACCTCGGTGCTGGTGGCTTCGGCGCGCCGGCGCCTGCGCATCCTCACCCGCGCGCTCGACCCCGGGCTGTACGACGACCCGCGCGTGCTGGCCGCGCTGCGCAGCCTGGCCACCGGCACCAGCGGCGTCGAGGTGCAGGTGCTGCTGTTCGATGCCGGGGCCGCGCAGCGCGCCCATTCCCCGCTGCTCGCCTTGGCCCAGCGCCTGCCGAGCGTGTTCGCGTTCCGCGAGCTCGAGGATCCGGTGGACCGCGCCCGTGCCGATGCGTTCATCGTCAACGACGCCGGCGGCTACTACCACCGCGGACTGGGCCACCGCTTCGACGGCGAGGCGCAACGCGAAGGCGCGGGCCGTGCCCGCCAGCTGGCCGAAGCCTTCGACCCGGTGTGGGAACGCTCGCGGCCCTGCGGCGAGTTGCGCGCGCTGGGGCTCTGA
- the sucB gene encoding dihydrolipoyllysine-residue succinyltransferase produces MATEIKVPVLPESVSDATIATWHKKVGDAVARDENIVDLETDKVVLEVPSTVDGVIRELKFEEGATVNSQQVIAIIEEGAAAAKPDAAPAAGAAKAEPAAGAQEVMPKAAAAKLEAKAPASTRPAPAGGTDALPPGARFTAVKDGIDPSQVEGTGRRGAVTKEDLVNYASGKGAGVSGGARPEERVPMTRIRKRIAERLMQSKNSTAMLTSFNEVNLGKVMAMRKELGEAFQKQYGVKLGFMSFFAKAAANALQKYPVVNASVDGDDIIYHGYSDISIAVSTEKGLVTPVLRNVERMGFADIELQIGDFARKARDGKLSLDDLQGGTFTITNGGTFGSLMSTPIVNPPQSAILGMHAIKERAIVENGAVVAAPMMYIALSYDHRIIDGKEAVLFLVDIKDQLENPHRMLLGM; encoded by the coding sequence ATGGCCACCGAAATCAAGGTACCGGTACTCCCCGAATCCGTTTCCGACGCGACCATCGCCACCTGGCACAAGAAGGTGGGCGACGCCGTCGCGCGCGACGAGAACATCGTCGACCTGGAGACCGACAAGGTCGTCCTCGAAGTGCCCTCCACCGTTGACGGCGTGATCAGGGAGCTCAAGTTCGAAGAGGGCGCCACGGTCAACAGCCAGCAGGTGATCGCGATCATCGAGGAAGGCGCTGCCGCCGCGAAGCCCGACGCCGCGCCCGCTGCCGGCGCCGCCAAGGCCGAGCCCGCCGCCGGCGCGCAGGAAGTCATGCCCAAGGCCGCGGCCGCGAAGCTCGAGGCCAAGGCGCCCGCCTCCACGCGTCCCGCGCCGGCCGGTGGCACCGATGCCCTGCCCCCGGGCGCGCGCTTCACCGCGGTCAAGGACGGCATCGATCCGTCGCAGGTCGAAGGCACCGGCCGCCGTGGCGCGGTGACCAAGGAAGACCTGGTCAACTACGCATCGGGCAAGGGTGCGGGTGTCTCCGGCGGCGCGCGCCCCGAGGAGCGCGTGCCGATGACGCGCATCCGCAAGCGCATCGCCGAGCGCCTGATGCAGTCCAAGAACTCCACCGCCATGCTGACCTCGTTCAACGAAGTCAACCTGGGCAAGGTGATGGCCATGCGCAAGGAGCTGGGCGAAGCGTTCCAGAAGCAGTACGGCGTGAAACTCGGCTTCATGAGCTTCTTCGCCAAGGCCGCCGCCAACGCGCTGCAGAAGTACCCGGTGGTCAACGCCTCGGTCGACGGCGACGACATCATCTACCACGGCTACTCCGACATCTCGATCGCGGTGTCGACCGAGAAGGGCCTGGTGACCCCCGTGCTGCGCAACGTCGAGCGCATGGGCTTCGCCGACATCGAACTGCAGATCGGCGATTTCGCCAGGAAGGCGCGCGACGGCAAGCTGTCGCTGGACGACCTGCAGGGCGGCACCTTCACGATCACCAACGGCGGCACCTTCGGTTCGCTGATGTCGACGCCGATCGTCAACCCGCCGCAGTCGGCGATCCTCGGCATGCACGCCATCAAGGAGCGCGCGATCGTCGAGAACGGTGCCGTGGTTGCCGCGCCGATGATGTACATCGCGCTCAGCTACGACCACCGCATCATCGACGGCAAGGAAGCCGTGCTGTTCCTGGTGGACATCAAGGACCAGCTGGAAAACCCGCATCGCATGCTGTTGGGCATGTAA
- a CDS encoding DnaJ C-terminal domain-containing protein, which yields MQFKDYYDTLGVEPTAGEAELKTAYRRLARKYHPDVSKERDAEARFKAVNEAYEALRDPERRKAYDQLRARGYRPGDEVQAPPGGFGGGGGQGFDYEEVFGGGGGGGGFSDFFESMFRRQGQRGGPGYSAPPRGDVRARLAVPLDVVHRGDAMRISVGGRTLQVRVPRGIRPGQVIRLAGQGERGGNLLLEVEYATDPRFEVDGRNIIYALQVAPWEAALGASVSVPTLGGTVELKVPAGSEAGRRLRLRGRGLPGSGGQGDGDQIVEIEIQAPAPRGEDQRRAYEALRDAFAGE from the coding sequence ATGCAGTTCAAGGATTACTACGACACCCTCGGCGTGGAGCCCACGGCCGGCGAGGCCGAGCTCAAGACCGCGTACCGGCGGCTGGCGCGCAAGTACCACCCGGACGTGAGCAAGGAGCGCGACGCAGAGGCGCGCTTCAAGGCCGTCAACGAGGCCTACGAGGCGCTGCGCGACCCGGAGCGCCGCAAGGCCTACGACCAGCTGCGCGCGCGCGGCTACCGCCCCGGCGACGAGGTGCAGGCGCCCCCGGGTGGCTTTGGCGGCGGCGGCGGGCAGGGATTCGACTACGAAGAGGTGTTCGGCGGCGGCGGCGGTGGCGGCGGTTTCAGCGACTTCTTCGAAAGCATGTTCCGGCGCCAGGGGCAGCGCGGCGGTCCCGGTTATTCGGCGCCGCCGCGTGGCGATGTCCGCGCGCGGCTGGCGGTGCCGCTGGACGTCGTGCACCGCGGCGATGCGATGCGTATTTCCGTCGGCGGGCGCACGCTGCAGGTGAGGGTGCCGCGCGGCATCCGCCCGGGGCAGGTGATCCGCCTGGCCGGGCAGGGCGAACGCGGTGGCAACCTGCTGCTCGAGGTCGAATACGCCACCGACCCCCGCTTCGAGGTCGATGGCCGCAACATCATCTATGCCCTGCAGGTCGCGCCGTGGGAGGCCGCGCTGGGTGCCAGCGTCAGCGTGCCGACGCTCGGCGGCACGGTGGAGCTGAAGGTGCCGGCAGGCTCCGAGGCGGGTCGCCGCCTGCGCCTGCGCGGGCGCGGCCTGCCGGGCAGCGGCGGCCAGGGCGATGGCGACCAGATCGTCGAGATCGAGATCCAGGCGCCGGCGCCGCGCGGCGAAGACCAGCGCCGGGCCTACGAGGCCCTGCGTGATGCGTTCGCGGGTGAGTGA
- the lpdA gene encoding dihydrolipoyl dehydrogenase: MAEQFDVVVIGAGPAGYHAAIRAAQLGMKVACIDAGLGKDGKPALGGTCLRVGCIPSKALLDSSRQFHNLQHIFSQHGITATDPKIDVGTMVGRKDAIVKQFTGGIAQLFKANKVAPYYGFATLHADRLVKVKQHDGSEVEFTGTNVIIAAGSDSIELPFAKFDGDAIVDNVGGLDFAEVPKRLAVIGAGVIGLELGSVWKRLGAEVTILEALPDFLAVADAEVSKLAAREFKKQGLDIKLGAKVSKAEVTAKGKKKEVQVTYADKNGEQTITVDKLLVAVGRRAASKGLLAEGSGVKLTDRGQIEVDEHCHTGVDGVWAVGDCVRGPMLAHKGFEEGIAVAELIAGLPGHVNFDTIPWVIYTEPELAWVGKTEQQLKEEGVPYKAGSFPFAANGRAVAMIEPAGFVKVLAHAETDRVLGMHLVGANVSELVHEGVLTMEFKGSADDLARICHAHPSLSEAIHDAAMAVDKRAIHKAN; this comes from the coding sequence ATGGCTGAACAGTTTGATGTTGTCGTCATCGGTGCGGGCCCCGCCGGCTACCACGCCGCGATCCGCGCCGCGCAGCTCGGCATGAAGGTCGCCTGCATCGACGCCGGGCTGGGCAAGGACGGCAAGCCCGCGCTCGGCGGCACCTGCCTGCGCGTGGGTTGCATCCCGTCGAAGGCGCTGCTGGATTCGTCGCGGCAGTTCCACAACCTGCAGCACATCTTCAGCCAGCACGGCATCACCGCGACCGATCCGAAGATCGACGTCGGCACGATGGTCGGCCGCAAGGACGCCATCGTGAAGCAGTTCACCGGCGGCATCGCGCAGCTGTTCAAGGCCAACAAGGTCGCGCCGTACTACGGCTTCGCCACCCTGCACGCTGATCGCCTGGTCAAGGTGAAGCAGCACGACGGCAGCGAGGTCGAGTTCACCGGCACCAACGTGATCATCGCCGCGGGTTCGGATTCCATCGAACTGCCGTTCGCGAAGTTCGACGGCGACGCGATCGTCGACAACGTCGGCGGCCTGGACTTCGCCGAGGTGCCCAAGCGCCTGGCGGTGATCGGCGCCGGCGTGATTGGCCTGGAGCTTGGCAGCGTGTGGAAGCGCCTCGGCGCCGAAGTCACCATCCTCGAAGCCCTGCCCGACTTCCTCGCAGTTGCCGATGCCGAAGTGTCGAAGCTCGCCGCGCGCGAATTCAAGAAGCAGGGCCTGGACATCAAGCTCGGCGCCAAGGTGTCGAAGGCCGAAGTCACCGCCAAGGGCAAGAAGAAGGAAGTCCAGGTCACCTACGCCGACAAGAACGGCGAGCAGACGATCACCGTCGACAAGCTGCTGGTGGCCGTGGGCCGCCGCGCCGCGTCGAAGGGCCTGCTGGCGGAAGGTTCTGGCGTGAAGCTCACCGACCGCGGCCAGATCGAGGTCGACGAGCATTGCCACACCGGCGTCGACGGCGTCTGGGCCGTGGGCGACTGCGTGCGCGGGCCGATGCTTGCGCACAAGGGCTTCGAGGAAGGCATCGCCGTGGCCGAGCTGATCGCGGGCCTGCCGGGCCATGTCAACTTCGACACCATTCCGTGGGTCATCTACACCGAGCCGGAACTCGCCTGGGTCGGCAAGACCGAGCAGCAGCTCAAGGAAGAAGGCGTCCCGTACAAGGCCGGCAGCTTCCCGTTCGCCGCCAACGGCCGCGCCGTGGCGATGATCGAGCCGGCGGGCTTCGTGAAGGTCCTGGCGCATGCCGAGACCGACCGCGTGCTCGGCATGCACCTGGTCGGCGCGAACGTCTCCGAGCTCGTCCACGAAGGCGTGCTGACGATGGAGTTCAAGGGCTCCGCCGATGACCTGGCGCGCATCTGCCATGCGCACCCGAGTCTGTCCGAAGCGATCCACGACGCGGCCATGGCGGTCGACAAGCGCGCCATCCACAAGGCGAACTGA
- a CDS encoding 2-oxoglutarate dehydrogenase E1 component has translation MDSLLKQFAQSSQLGANAAYIEDLYEQYLVDPDVVGDKWKAWFDAFKGREAGDIPHSVVIDAVARAGREAAAGTHSVASPVDMEAQRKQGSVLKLITAYRSRGHLRAETDPLAMATKPEAPDLELPFHGLSDADLDTEFATGPGGNATSTFGGAARMRLRDLLGMLRATYTGPIGAEFMHIPEADQRRWMYERMETASGRFNHAADEQRRILERLTAAEGLERYLHTKYVGQKRFSLEGGDSLIPLLDTVIQNAGSDGVKDVVIGMAHRGRLNVLVNTLGKSPRKLFDEFEGKFEHHDRAHAGDVKYHMGFSADVVTPGGPVHLALAFNPSHLEIVDPVVAGSVRSRQERRGDTARKQVMPILIHGDAAFAGQGVVMELFQMSQARGFAVGGTLHIVINNQVGFTTSHREDARSTLYCTDVAKMIGAPVLHVNADDPEAVAFAARLAYDFRQQFSKDVVIDLVCYRRWGHNEADEPAITQPVMYQVIRKHKTTRELYAARLEAEGVLPADGGKALVDGFRDRLDAGEVTTELAPVEKTPPGSAMFVDWGKYLAGALSDEISTAIDGERLRTLAASITTIPDEVELHSRVAKVYEERRKMAAGEVPADWGFAENLAYATILDEGYGLRLVGQDVGRGTFTHRHAILHDQKTDAYYLPLAKLATSPERARIIDSLLSEEAVMAYEYGFSTTDPNTLCIWEGQFGDFANGAQVVIDQFIASGEAKWGRITGLTLLLPHGYEGQGPEHSSARLERFLQLCALDNMLVCVPSTPAQAFHMLRRQMLMTTRKPLVVMSPKSLLRHKLAVSTLDEMAGGEFQHLIGDATAKPAKTKRVVLCSGKVYYDLIEDQAKRGQDDVAIVRVEQLYPFPRVALGAELEKYGKATTVVWCQEEPQNQGAWYQIRHHLQACLASGQELHYAGRPRSPSPAAGHFADHVVEQQKLVADALIEPAGSVFAAD, from the coding sequence GTGGACAGTCTACTGAAGCAGTTTGCGCAGTCCTCCCAGCTTGGCGCCAATGCCGCCTATATCGAGGACCTGTACGAGCAGTATCTCGTGGACCCCGACGTCGTCGGCGACAAATGGAAGGCCTGGTTCGACGCCTTCAAGGGGCGTGAGGCGGGGGACATCCCCCACTCGGTGGTGATCGACGCGGTCGCCCGCGCCGGCCGCGAGGCCGCCGCCGGCACGCACAGCGTCGCCAGCCCGGTCGACATGGAGGCGCAGCGCAAGCAGGGTTCGGTGCTCAAGCTGATCACCGCGTACCGTTCGCGCGGCCACCTGCGCGCCGAAACCGATCCGCTGGCGATGGCCACCAAGCCGGAAGCACCGGATCTCGAGCTGCCGTTCCACGGCCTGTCCGACGCCGACCTCGACACCGAGTTCGCCACCGGCCCGGGCGGCAACGCCACCAGCACCTTCGGCGGCGCGGCGCGGATGCGCCTGCGCGACCTGCTGGGCATGCTGCGCGCCACCTATACCGGCCCGATCGGCGCCGAGTTCATGCACATCCCGGAAGCCGACCAGCGGCGCTGGATGTACGAGCGCATGGAAACCGCGAGTGGCCGCTTCAACCATGCCGCCGACGAGCAGCGCCGGATCCTCGAGCGCCTGACCGCGGCCGAGGGCCTTGAACGCTACCTGCACACCAAGTACGTCGGCCAGAAGCGCTTCTCGCTGGAAGGCGGCGACTCGCTCATCCCGCTGCTCGACACCGTGATCCAGAACGCCGGGTCCGACGGCGTCAAGGACGTGGTGATCGGCATGGCCCACCGCGGCCGCCTCAACGTGCTGGTCAATACGCTCGGCAAGAGCCCGCGCAAGCTGTTCGACGAGTTCGAAGGCAAGTTCGAGCACCACGACCGCGCGCACGCCGGCGACGTGAAGTACCACATGGGCTTCTCCGCCGACGTGGTCACGCCCGGTGGCCCGGTGCACCTCGCGCTGGCGTTCAATCCTTCGCACCTCGAGATCGTCGACCCGGTAGTCGCCGGCTCGGTGCGCTCGCGCCAGGAGCGCCGTGGCGACACCGCGCGCAAGCAGGTGATGCCCATCCTGATCCACGGCGACGCGGCGTTTGCCGGCCAGGGCGTGGTGATGGAGCTGTTCCAGATGTCGCAGGCGCGCGGTTTCGCCGTCGGCGGCACCCTGCACATCGTCATCAACAACCAGGTCGGCTTCACCACCAGCCACCGCGAGGACGCGCGCTCCACGCTGTACTGCACCGACGTCGCCAAGATGATCGGCGCGCCGGTGCTGCACGTGAACGCCGACGACCCGGAAGCGGTCGCGTTCGCCGCGCGCCTGGCCTACGACTTCCGCCAGCAGTTCAGCAAGGACGTGGTGATCGACCTCGTCTGCTACCGCCGCTGGGGCCACAACGAGGCCGACGAGCCCGCCATCACCCAGCCGGTGATGTACCAGGTGATCCGCAAGCACAAGACCACCCGCGAGCTGTATGCCGCGCGCCTCGAGGCCGAGGGCGTGCTGCCGGCCGACGGCGGCAAGGCGCTGGTGGACGGTTTCCGCGACCGGCTCGATGCCGGCGAAGTCACCACCGAACTGGCACCGGTCGAGAAGACCCCGCCGGGCAGCGCGATGTTCGTCGACTGGGGCAAGTACCTGGCCGGCGCGCTGTCGGACGAGATCAGCACCGCGATCGACGGCGAGCGCCTGCGCACGCTGGCCGCGTCCATCACCACGATCCCGGACGAGGTGGAGCTGCATTCGCGCGTCGCCAAGGTGTACGAAGAGCGCCGCAAGATGGCCGCTGGCGAAGTGCCCGCCGACTGGGGCTTCGCCGAGAACCTCGCCTACGCCACCATCCTCGACGAAGGCTACGGGCTGCGTCTGGTGGGCCAGGACGTCGGCCGCGGCACGTTCACACACCGCCACGCGATCCTCCACGACCAGAAGACCGACGCGTACTACCTGCCGCTGGCCAAGCTGGCCACGTCGCCGGAGCGCGCCAGGATCATCGACTCGCTGCTCAGCGAAGAAGCGGTCATGGCCTACGAGTACGGGTTCTCCACCACCGACCCCAACACCCTGTGCATCTGGGAAGGGCAGTTCGGCGACTTCGCCAACGGCGCGCAGGTGGTGATCGACCAGTTCATCGCCTCCGGCGAAGCCAAGTGGGGCCGCATCACCGGCCTGACCCTGCTGCTGCCGCACGGCTACGAAGGCCAAGGCCCCGAGCACAGCTCGGCGCGCCTGGAGCGCTTCCTGCAGCTGTGCGCGCTCGACAACATGCTGGTCTGCGTGCCGTCCACGCCGGCGCAGGCGTTCCACATGCTGCGCCGCCAGATGCTCATGACCACGCGCAAGCCGCTGGTGGTGATGTCGCCGAAGTCGCTGCTGCGCCACAAGCTCGCGGTGTCGACGCTCGACGAGATGGCGGGCGGCGAGTTCCAGCACCTCATCGGCGATGCCACGGCCAAGCCGGCCAAGACGAAGCGCGTGGTGCTGTGCTCGGGCAAGGTCTACTACGACCTGATCGAGGACCAGGCCAAGCGCGGCCAGGACGATGTCGCCATCGTCCGCGTCGAGCAGCTGTATCCGTTCCCGCGCGTCGCGCTGGGCGCGGAACTGGAAAAGTACGGCAAGGCCACCACCGTGGTCTGGTGCCAGGAAGAGCCGCAGAACCAGGGCGCGTGGTACCAGATCCGCCACCACCTGCAGGCGTGCCTGGCATCCGGCCAGGAGCTGCACTACGCCGGGCGCCCGCGTTCGCCGTCGCCGGCCGCCGGACACTTCGCCGACCACGTGGTCGAGCAGCAGAAGCTGGTCGCCGACGCCCTCATCGAACCCGCCGGCAGCGTTTTCGCAGCCGACTGA
- a CDS encoding cupin domain-containing protein — translation MAASRAKPLPFEVHGKPGRLLGMPPRAFLRDYWQKRPLLIRGAFPGYTSPVEPDDLAGLACEDGVLARLIQHDRASDGWTVRSGPFPEELFPGLGDRDWTLLVQDMDKWDPDIAALVDAFDFLPRWRIDDVMVSFAATGGSVGAHVDQYDVFLLQAQGHRRWQIDAGDAMGHGVPAMAFRDDVELKLLREFVPTHDWVLAPGDMLYLPPNVPHNGVAEDPCLTFSLGMRAPATAELMGDYIDTLAAEADESLRYTDPDLAPPRDANEIDATAMGRVVEALNAIRMADADALGDWFGRFITTYRSAAGPGLPESPARSRIEVEWDLQQGAVLVRHPWTRVAWRRARRGASLYIAGHCHALPVRDAQRLSAAAVLDATTYAALSEAARDCVMALVTEGHYRLDMDDDGDTP, via the coding sequence ATGGCCGCATCCCGCGCCAAACCCCTCCCTTTCGAAGTCCATGGCAAGCCCGGCCGCCTGCTGGGCATGCCCCCCCGCGCGTTCCTGCGCGACTACTGGCAGAAACGCCCGCTGCTGATCCGCGGCGCGTTCCCCGGCTACACCTCGCCGGTCGAGCCCGACGACCTCGCCGGACTGGCCTGCGAGGACGGCGTGCTCGCGCGCCTGATCCAGCACGACCGCGCCAGTGACGGCTGGACCGTGCGCAGCGGACCTTTCCCCGAAGAACTGTTCCCGGGCCTCGGCGATCGCGACTGGACCCTGCTGGTGCAGGACATGGACAAGTGGGATCCGGACATCGCCGCGCTGGTCGATGCCTTCGATTTCCTGCCGCGCTGGCGGATCGACGACGTGATGGTCAGCTTCGCCGCCACCGGCGGCTCGGTCGGCGCGCACGTCGACCAGTACGACGTGTTCCTGCTGCAGGCCCAGGGCCATCGCCGCTGGCAGATCGACGCCGGCGACGCGATGGGCCACGGCGTGCCGGCGATGGCATTCCGCGACGACGTCGAGTTGAAGCTGCTGCGCGAGTTCGTGCCCACCCACGACTGGGTGCTGGCACCCGGCGACATGCTCTACCTGCCGCCGAACGTGCCGCACAACGGCGTGGCCGAGGATCCCTGCCTGACCTTCTCGCTCGGCATGCGCGCGCCGGCCACCGCCGAGCTGATGGGGGATTACATCGATACCCTCGCCGCCGAGGCCGACGAGTCGCTGCGCTACACCGATCCCGACCTTGCCCCGCCGCGTGACGCCAACGAGATCGACGCCACGGCGATGGGACGCGTGGTCGAGGCGCTGAACGCGATCCGCATGGCCGACGCCGATGCGCTCGGCGACTGGTTCGGGCGCTTCATCACCACCTACCGCAGCGCGGCAGGCCCGGGCCTGCCCGAGTCGCCTGCGCGCTCGCGGATCGAGGTGGAATGGGACCTGCAGCAGGGTGCGGTACTGGTGCGCCATCCGTGGACGCGCGTGGCATGGCGGCGCGCCAGGCGCGGCGCCAGCCTCTATATCGCCGGACACTGCCACGCGCTGCCGGTGCGCGACGCGCAGCGCCTGTCCGCGGCCGCGGTGCTCGACGCCACCACCTACGCTGCATTGTCCGAGGCCGCGCGCGACTGCGTCATGGCGCTGGTCACCGAAGGGCATTACCGCCTGGACATGGACGATGACGGGGACACGCCTTGA
- a CDS encoding TIGR00730 family Rossman fold protein — MKSLCVYCGSNTGASPAYLAQAVALGTRMARDGIRLVYGGGNIGLMGAVADTVLAAGGEVVGVIPKQLVDMEVAHLGLTELEVVASMHERKSRMFDLADAFVALPGGFGTLEEIVEMLTWRQLGISEKPCAILDVDGYYQPLIAMMDRMVAERFLHPGQREDLWTGTDIDAMFAWMHAYQPAHATKWLDEKRSRELR; from the coding sequence ATGAAAAGCCTTTGCGTGTACTGCGGTTCCAACACCGGCGCCAGCCCGGCCTACCTCGCGCAGGCGGTCGCGCTGGGCACGCGCATGGCCCGCGACGGCATCCGCCTGGTGTATGGCGGGGGCAACATCGGCCTGATGGGTGCGGTGGCCGACACGGTCCTCGCCGCCGGCGGCGAGGTGGTGGGCGTGATCCCGAAGCAGCTGGTCGACATGGAAGTGGCGCACCTCGGCCTCACCGAGCTGGAAGTCGTGGCCTCGATGCATGAGCGCAAGTCGCGGATGTTCGACCTGGCGGATGCCTTCGTCGCCCTGCCCGGCGGCTTCGGCACACTGGAAGAGATCGTCGAGATGCTGACCTGGCGCCAGCTCGGGATCAGCGAAAAGCCCTGCGCGATCCTCGACGTCGATGGCTATTACCAGCCGCTGATCGCGATGATGGACCGCATGGTGGCGGAGCGGTTCCTGCACCCCGGCCAGCGCGAGGACCTGTGGACCGGCACCGACATCGACGCGATGTTCGCGTGGATGCACGCCTACCAGCCCGCGCACGCCACCAAGTGGCTGGACGAAAAACGCAGCCGCGAACTGCGCTGA
- a CDS encoding YhdH/YhfP family quinone oxidoreductase, whose protein sequence is MTIPARFDAFRIHNDDAGYRSGIEQVAIDDLADGEIVIRTAYSSVNFKDALAGTGKGKILRRFPLVGGIDVAGHVVASSDAAFKEGDAVLVTGGGLGETRDGGYSEYARIQSATTIALPAGLSLRDAMVLGTAGFTAALALLRMSENRQHPGLGPIAVTGASGGVGSLAVDIFSSAGYEVHAVSGKPEQTGYLEAIGARKVIGRDALATTRPLESERFGGGLDNVGGSMLASLLAQTVSYGNVASAGLAASHELTATVMPFILRGVSLLGVASTSPARDIREEVWRRLASDWKPHHLDRICTREVRMEQLPEVFDAMLAGGSHGRTLVAF, encoded by the coding sequence ATGACGATTCCCGCCCGCTTCGACGCCTTCCGCATCCACAACGACGACGCGGGCTACCGCAGCGGCATCGAGCAGGTCGCCATCGACGACCTGGCCGACGGCGAGATCGTCATCCGTACGGCGTACTCCTCGGTCAACTTCAAGGACGCGCTGGCCGGCACCGGCAAGGGCAAGATCCTGCGCCGCTTCCCGCTGGTCGGCGGCATCGACGTCGCCGGCCACGTGGTCGCCTCCAGCGATGCGGCTTTCAAGGAAGGCGACGCGGTGCTGGTCACCGGCGGTGGCCTGGGCGAGACCCGCGACGGCGGCTACAGCGAGTACGCGCGCATCCAGTCGGCGACGACCATCGCGCTGCCGGCGGGGCTGTCGCTGCGCGACGCGATGGTGCTCGGCACCGCCGGCTTCACTGCGGCGCTGGCGCTGCTGCGCATGAGCGAGAACCGCCAGCATCCGGGCCTCGGCCCGATCGCGGTCACCGGCGCAAGCGGTGGCGTCGGCTCGCTCGCGGTCGACATCTTTTCATCCGCCGGTTACGAAGTGCACGCGGTCAGCGGCAAACCGGAACAGACCGGGTATCTCGAGGCGATCGGCGCGCGCAAGGTGATCGGCCGAGACGCGCTTGCCACCACGCGTCCGCTGGAGTCCGAACGCTTCGGTGGCGGCCTCGACAACGTCGGTGGCAGCATGCTCGCCAGCCTGCTCGCGCAGACCGTGTCGTACGGCAACGTCGCCAGCGCCGGGCTTGCCGCCAGCCACGAGCTGACGGCAACCGTGATGCCCTTCATCCTGCGCGGCGTATCGCTGCTCGGCGTGGCGTCGACCAGCCCCGCGCGCGACATCCGCGAAGAAGTCTGGCGCCGCCTCGCGTCCGACTGGAAGCCGCACCACCTCGACCGCATCTGCACGCGCGAGGTGCGCATGGAGCAGCTGCCCGAGGTGTTCGACGCCATGCTGGCCGGCGGTTCGCACGGGCGCACGCTGGTTGCGTTCTGA